In a genomic window of Ipomoea triloba cultivar NCNSP0323 chromosome 3, ASM357664v1:
- the LOC116012949 gene encoding protein LURP-one-related 14-like: protein MEMGHQMAYGTPLQSPLVSVVGDCFCVPYLIDLSVKKAMRCLSDTRVDVRDVTGNLLFQTRGSLWQLNKKRIMLDPAGFPVVTLREKALSCRHRWTVHRGESSDAGSLLYSVQRSHPLQMKTRLDVFLPGNVRADVPDFQVIGCYSSQSFRVYRGEMVIAEVSRTDPITFQYMSSEQKVLGLGFFFLKQNINSIFITTQVKDNFKLGSFLAKGHESFGVRVYPGVDYAFIVSLLVILNENDIF from the exons ATGGAAATGGGGCATCAGATGGCGTATGGGACGCCCCTGCAATCCCCGCTAGTCAGTGTGGTGGGAGATTGCTTTTGCGTGCCTTACCTGATAGACCTGAGTGTGAAGAAGGCGATGAGATGCTTGTCTGATACTCGTGTTGATGTTCGGGATGTGACTGGAAATCTCCTCTTCCAAACGCGGGGCAGCCTCTGGCAACTCAACAAGAAGCGCATCATGCTCGACCCTGCGGGATTCCCTGTCGTCACGCTGCGAGAGAAGGCGCTGTCGTGCAGGCACAGGTGGACAGTCCACCGCGGGGAAAGCTCAGACGCGGGCAGCCTTCTCTACAGCGTGCAACGTTCTCATCCGTTACAGATGAAAACGCGTTTGGATGTGTTCTTGCCAGGGAACGTGAGGGCAGATGTCCCCGATTTTCAGGTCATCGGATGCTACTCTTCTCAGTCATTCAGAGTTTACAGAGGCGAAATGGTTATTGCAGAGGTGAGTCgtactgaccctattacatt tcagtacatgtcatctgagcaaaAGGTGCTTGGCCTCGGGTTCTTTTTCTTGAAACAGAACATCAACTCTATCTTTATAACTACGCAGGTGAAAGACAACTTCAAACTGGGAAGCTTCTTGGCTAAAGGCCACGAAAGCTTCGGTGTAAGAGTTTATCCCGGTGTGGACTATGCATTCATCGTCTCACTTCTCGTAATTCTTAAtgaaaatgacatcttttaa
- the LOC116013465 gene encoding amino acid transporter AVT6C-like — translation MKPENQEIAAQAPLLSTAAARQSSSSSIESQKAEGGSISGAIFNVSTGMVGAGIMSVPATFKVLGVIPSLFVILVVAYFVEVTVDFLLKYSNCGETDSYGGLMAESFGKVGSMALQICVMITNLGALIIYLIIIGDVLSGNDSDGSLHLGVLQQWFGIHWWTSRAFSVLVVVLFVLLPLLCLRRIDSLRHASAISILLAVLFVAICSGMAIYYVCKGKTGSLRLFPDFANGVSFFDLFTTIPVFATAFGCHVNVHPVRAELGRPSDMTSAVRISLVLCVAIYFAVGFFGYLLFGDAIMADMLVNFDQNSDSFIGTLLNIIVRLSYAVHLMLVFPVMNYSLRVNVDELLFPKGPLLSTETVRFLSLTGVLLAFMYLAAIAIPNIWYFFQFMGTTTVMCLMFIFPSSIILRDVHNISTKWDKMLAVLVIVLSVGTSLTAIYSNVSTYIIKK, via the exons ATGAAGCCGGAAAACCAAGAAATCGCAGCTCAAGCGCCGCTTCTGTCAACGGCGGCGGCGCGCCAGTCATCGTCGTCGTCGATAGAGAGCCAGAAAGCGGAGGGTGGGTCAATAAGTGGCGCGATATTCAACGTGTCGACGGGCATGGTGGGCGCGGGGATTATGTCAGTCCCTGCAACTTTCAAGGTGCTGGGCGTGATTCCCAGCTTGTTTGTGATACTGGTGGTGGCGTATTTCGTGGAGGTGACGGTGGATTTCCTCTTGAAGTATAGCAACTGCGGCGAGACGGATTCGTATGGGGGATTGATGGCTGAGTCTTTTGGGAAAGTTGGGTCCATGGCTCTTCAGATTTGTGTCATGATTACTAACCTGGGTGCCCTTATTATTTACTTAATCATCATTG GAGATGTCCTCTCAGGAAATGATTCTGATGGATCACTGCACCTTGGTGTCCTACAGCAATGGTTTGGCATCCATTGGTGGACCTCACGGGCGTTTTCCGTCCTTGTTGTGGTGCTTTTTGTTTTGCTTCCCTTGCTTTGTTTACGGCGTATAG ATTCACTTAGACATGCATCAGCAATATCCATTCTGCTAGCGGTGCTTTTTGTTGCCATATGCTCGGGAATGgcaatatattatgtgtgtaaaGGGAAGACGGGAAGTTTAAGACTTTTTCCCGATTTTGCAAATGGAGTCTCTTTCTTTGATCTCTTCACTACCATTCCAGTGTTTGCCACAGCCTTTGGATGCCATGTAAACG TTCATCCAGTCAGAGCAGAACTCGGTAGGCCATCGGATATGACCTCAGCAGTGCGGATATCGTTAGTGCTATGTGTTGCCATTTATTTTGCTGTGGGCTTCTTTGGTTATCTGCTATTTGGGGACGCAATCATGGCAGATATGCTTGTCAATTTCGACCAAAATTCCGATTCCTTCATTGGCACATTGCTTAACATCATTGTTCGGTTGAGTTATGCAGTTCACCTCATGTTGGTGTTTCCTGTCATGAACTATTCTCTTAGGGTTAATGTGGATGAATTATTATTCCCGAAAGGGCCTCTGTTGTCCACAGAAACCGTGAGGTTTTTATCGCTCACCGGTGTTCTTCTTGCGTTCATGTATCTAGCTGCAATTGCCATTCCGAACATATGGTACTTCTTTCAATTCATGGGAACAACCACCGTCATGTGCCTCATGTTCATATTCCCCAGCTCAATAATTCTTAG AGACGTTCACAATATAAGTACTAAGTGGGATAAGATGTTGGCAGTATTGGTCATCGTGCTCTCAGTCGGGACTAGTCTAACAGCCATTTACTCTAATGTATCAACCTATATTATCAAGAAGTGA